In Synchiropus splendidus isolate RoL2022-P1 chromosome 15, RoL_Sspl_1.0, whole genome shotgun sequence, the genomic stretch CGTGTGGGTGACTGGCTCTGGGCACTGCGTTGGTACCAACGCCAGAAAATGTGCTCCTTTGTTCACAGATTAAGGTCGAGACGCAACAAATTACCTGATTTATGGCGACTGAGTGCATTCGGCAGCTTTGCTGCGGGTTTATTTGGACAGTGACTCAGTCATAATCCTACAGAGCAGCCCTGGTTTTGCTGACAATGGTGACAAGAACTTGGGCGAAGGAGTCGTGAGGAACTGCACCCAGATGAAGCCCGCGACCTCAGTGTGTGGATCATGAATCATTGCGCTGAAGACAAGTTTGCTTAAACTTGTACGTCTGAAAGCTTGTGTGGATTTATGAGTCAAGTGTTAAGCTCCTGTTGCCAACTAAAGTGACTAAATTACATTTCCACTGTAATTCTGACCTCGTGGTGGCCTGCATTTGCAGCTAGTAAATGAATCATGCAAGTGTTGAACAGGATTCACGCAGTGTTCAGTGAGACGCAGGGCCGTTCAATATTTACAACGTGCCGTGAGACGGGAGTTAATATTTTAAGCATACCAGAGCAGTTTGGGTTTGAGAGCTGAGAAAAATGATGTCAGGACGGCAATGTGCTAAAATTAAATTGCGGGGACAAAAATCGAAGTGGGGGTAGCGGGGTGGGGGAAGCTAGAAGATGCACGGACGAGAAaaggaaaaggaggaaaaagaaagctGGAGTGAGAAAGAGCAGGGGAAAAGgagagtgaaacaaaaaagagtGAGAATGAAGGCTagaagacagagagagggaaacAATGACAAGAACAGAAGGTTAATAGAAAATACAGGAAAGCAAAGTGAAAACAAGAGGTAGAAGAGGGGACACATCAAAGAAAAGGAGAGgctaaagacaaaaaaaaagaaattcaaggAAAACCGGGGCAAGGTCTGAAAAATCTActtcagaaagaaaaagagacaaAGAGAAGGAAGGTCAGGATGAACAGAAAATAGAAGAGTTggagggaaagaaagaaaataaaagaagtaaATGGAGAGGAAAAAAGGAGTGAAAGAAGAAGTGTATACTGGTAAAAAGAGGACGATGCCAAAtgcaaagagaaaagaaaaaggacTGAAAAGAGAAAAGTAAAAAGTGAAACTATCTagcaaaaaaacagatgaaagaaagatgaaaaGGGGAAAAGAGAACGATTGAACAAGCAAACTGAAGAATGATGAAAGGAAAGAAGTGTTTGGCTCCTCTGAGGGAAACGTTCTGCAGTTGTTTCGCTGAAAAAGCGAGTGAGAAGCATTCAAGGCTGCAGAAGAGTAAATAACGGCGCATCCCTGAGTGAACTACCTAAATTTATCTATCAGAGAACAAAACCTTGTTGCTCTGAGATCGCCACTCTTCGGCGTGAAAAACGAAGCAGTCGAGGAGGAGGCAACGCGTCTGAAATCAAAGTGATCGTCGGGTAAATGTCAGCGGCTGCGGCACGCTGAGCGATGATAACAGCGTCGCACTTGAAGGTTGACAACAGTCAACAAATGTAGCTCCTGTTCGCTCTTTGTatcctgcagctgcttctgttgGATCGTCTCCCGCTCCACCTACTTTATTACCAGGCCGGCCTTCTGCTTCAAGCTCGCCGACGCCTCTCGCCCGGATCTCCCTCCACGTACCACGGCAAGATTTAGCACCTCAAACCCACTCTGAACAGTTGTGGACATTCATTTCATGGAGCTCATTGTGTTTCATGGAGCGCACCAACACTTATTGATTTGGAAAGTTCTGCAAAAGTCTGGGAGCTAATACTTTAAATATTCATGTACATATTCTGGGAGTAATCAATGGTTCTTgctctcaggcagaaaaggtCGACCGCTAAAGCAGACATCCAAATCTTTACAGTCTCCACCTGTACGGCTCCACACTGGCATCAGGAGGAGCGCAGCCCTCGCTCTCCCAACACTCACTGCTGCAGCACAACTGTATTCATTTTTGTCACGAGGTTCTCCTCTGGCAGAGAGAGCCACACTGTCCTAACATTATATGAGCTGTTGAGAGGCGAAAAATGCATAATCGGAGCAAAgtgcaaaaaaattaaaatgaatcaaaaaagCTGGAGGAATATATTTTTAGATCATAATAGTGAGGGCAGAAATATTTGTAGGGAAAAAACTATAGAAGTATGTATagttttaaaaagtcaaattaAAGGCAACTGCATATTGTATTATGCATATTGTATTATTAGTGAATGAGAAGACAAATGTATTGAATATGGAAATGGAAATATAAGTGTAAATTACTGGGAATTATTTCacgtttattaaaaataaacataggACACAAAGAAGCCAACCAAAGTTGAGAAGAAGGGAAAGGCAACAGCTACGCATGGATGTATTACTGGGCCGTGTGATGTAGTTCCTGGGACAAGTGGGTGGATGTTTGCAGGCGTTTGAAGGCGGCGTCAGTgttaggagtgtgtgtgtgatacttGTGGTCCCACTGTCTGCATGCTGTGATTATGGATTTAGGGAGCACTACCTGCTGTTCTCCCGCTGAGACTTTGGCTGTGACTATCTGCTCGTCTCAGAGACCCTGGTGAGCGGCAGCTCCCCACTGTGTGACTCACTAAACATGTATATGAACACCTTAATccctcacgtgtgtgtgtgtgtgtgagggttacctggtgcttctgctgctgctgcttgctcAGATTGCGGCTGTAGGTGTTGTACTTCACGATGTCTTGGCTCATGTCGTCCACCCTGtccatcagcagctgcagacTCTTCTCCAAGTGGTTACTGGAGACAGATGACATTCAGAATTCAGCAACTGACTTGTCGAATTGAATCCAGGCGTCCTTATTAAAGTGAGCTAAAAACAGAAATTTAAAAAGTCCCTGTGGTTGTGTCGCAGTGACCCCTGGCATTAAGTCCTGATCATTATCCAGCACGGCGTTATCCACTTTAATGCAGCAAAAACAATTTACAGCAACGTTTGCCGGTTAGATAAACATTTGCGACTGCATCAGCGACCACCCGGGATCGCAAATCCAATAAACGCAGAATGAGAAAGGCTTTTCTGATCTCTGAGGAGAACAAAACTGCTCCGTTATCTTTATGTGTGGCCAGACTGCTGAACAATAACAAGCTGCTACGTCAGCATAACACATTTGCCAGTCTTCTTTGGTCCGCCACCTGTCTCTATCATCACACTGAACCTCACGGCGTTCTCATTCACTACAGACAAGAAGCTCACTGGCTTCAAGGATGTCTCTTCCATCGCCACCATTCTTGGTTcaaccttcatctctgactcttctgagtCCACACCATGCATCGTGGAAGTGACCACTATCTCCTATAAAGCTTctctcttgctgctgctctgacatcaGGACCAACACCCCACATCTTCCCTGCAATGAGCCGTGATGATGGCCAACAACAGAGGGGATTGTTAACTCCAGAATCCTACCAGTCGTTCTGACCTGTCGCTTCACGTCATCTCCTGTGAGCGTCATTCTTTTCTCTGTTTGACATGAAAAGCATTTGACACAACTCCCTCAGGATTTCTGAATTTCTTGTCACGGGCGTCGTTCCAAAACTACTGAGCTGATGCGACTCAAAACAACTCTGTCGCTACTTCCCGCTGCTCCCATGGGTGGCAGACGGAACAGAATGTCTCACAAAAGTTCAACCTTAAGACGTCGACAGTGGCCCAGATCTCGTTGTCACCTTTTGTTTCTCCTCCAGATGGAATTGCAGCGTTTGCGTGCTGCACAGTGCATAACAGAGACAACAGAGACGCGTCTGTTTGGCAGCGCTGTGAATGTTTTGGCTTCTGTTCTAATCGCACAACGCTTTTGACGAGGAGTTTCAAGATTAGACTGTTCGTTTTGTAGCTTTTTATAAATTAACTGCTGCGAGGGCAACGGAGAGTTGGGCAGCACCAGACGTCACactaaacacatttattttttaatcttccAAAGAGTGTTTTGAATCTAGCAGTAAATGAAATAACACATGAAAGCCAAATTCCTTTCGCCTTCAAAGAGAAACTCGAGATGTACAGCTCCTACAATCAGCTCTGGCATCAAGTGAGACTGGCAACCACACAGAGGGGGATTCATAAAAGAAGTGTCTGAACAAAGCCACAGATCATCCTTAAAGTTCTAACGATAGCCATAAACTCAGACGGCTGTGTTTGGATGGTGGTTGGGCCAAGTTTTGTGACCTGATAGGAAGTGTTCAGTCATGTTCTTCAACCTCAGAGGTAACAACGTCACAGTCCATGGCTCATTGACCAAGGTGTGATCTGCCAAGGGTGGAGTGTTGTGTGCGATGTAGAATGGGGTTGTGTTCAACTGTGGCATGTGACATCGACAAAGTGTCCCGAAATGTTTGGAGCTTCGCTTCATTCAGCTATTGACAAAGGTGCAGGTTTCTTGTTCGGGATGATCGGAATCAAAGTGGGGGAGCAGTGACCAACATGGTGGCCACCTCAACTGTATAGCGGGAACCATTGTAGGAGCAACTTTGCTACACCAAGTGAAGGCTCTACTCCACACAGTCAGTTCGGTTCATACATAAATGATTGAAGAAAAGCTCCGCAATGTTCTAAACGAGACACAGGTGACAGCACACCGGCCATTTACATACAAGCCAAAGAACAAAGCTCTCAATTTAGAGACCTTCTCAGTCAGTTGTGATCTCCTGTTGAGAAGGGAGCAAGTAGAAGGTCCACTTCTAATCACAAGAGCAAGATAGGAAGTGCCTGTCTTTACAGGGATCATATCTGTCGCTTGTTGAATAGGGTAACCAGAATTTGACCTCCAATTCTAAAATGGTATCTGACACTATTCTGAGCATTTTCTAACAGGCATTATTATAATTTTCTTTAAAATATGGCATCCCATTTGGGGTTGGAGAACACTTGAGTGTTGCTGATAATGACTCCGTTAAATATTGAATTTCTCAGCGCCACTTTATAGATGTGCTTCAGTAACTTAGTCACTAAACAGCATCTGAGCCCTGCAGCAACTCTTTGAAATGACAGATTGCCTGGAACAGTAGCAGCAGTCATGACGACACAGGCTTCTTATGCCAACTCGAAACGTGggaaaatgttaaaatgaagatgtatgtCGGTGCTGCATTGGCTCCCGCCACAAACTGTCAACCACAGACGTGGGAGGTGGGAGCACTGGCGTGGAGACTGGACGGCATACGCTCCACTTTCTTTTTAACCCCAACTCTCGGCACACACTCGCCTGCTGGAATGTGTGGATCAATCTGTGTCTTTGATGTGTGTCTCAGAACCGATCGTCTTATTTCAGCGTGTGGGGGTTGCTTCAGTCCCCGTTTGTTTTTAAGCAAGGTGACGCAAACGAAACTTCGTCGGCAGGTGGTTAATGTGTCTGACTGACATCTCCCAGAAAAATGTGACTGGGCACCGGTCTGACCCTGCCGAGGCACTGAGAGCCTTTTTAAGGACAATTACAGAGAGGAAATGGAAATATCTGGTGAAGCACATGCTCATGAGCTGCTTCAAGATTGAGTCATTTCCATATTAAAACCAACCGAAGCATTTCCAGGACAGTCATGCTTCCGGACTTGTGTTTGGGAGGGGCACACCACTCCAGTTCATTTTGGTTTCTCGGGCAGTGATAGCGAACTCGACTGAATCCTGGGGATGAAACTCAAAGTTGCATTCTGCCCTGAGTTTAAGAAAAACATGTAATGTAAGGAATTTTAGCACAGATTGAAGGGCAAAGTGGGACCATTATGAGTGGCTCGCCGCAATGAATTGAGAGTACAGACTACTTTAGAACATTGCCAGTGAGCGGGCAACAAATGAGTGTGCATCCATGCAATCCATCACCgccatcaacatcatcatctgcGGTAAGAATAACCCAGTTTGCTGGAGTGAAACTGCATTCTCTTGGCGCGGGACGCGGCTGACATTGACAAATGCGACTGCAGATTGGAaaatgagacagcgggaaaaacattaaataaaagccattatagtttgtttttgaaggagTGGAAATAGTGGGGGAAGCTTGGGGGGAGGGTTGTCAGCGGAAGATGTAAAAAGACTGCAACTCAATACTGGGACGGAGTTGTGCATGAGGAGAAGCAATTTCAAGTTGCCGACATCCCATCTGCACTCCAGCCAAGGATCCAAACCTCATGAACGCGAgtcatttcacttcacttttttttgtatttcagttGGGACAGTTGTGACTGAGTGAGGCCTTCCAGGCACTCACAAGAGGGAGGACAGGCATGGGCACGCAGGAGAAGTGCTCTCACCTCTAGATGAGGCACAGTGATCTGATCCACACTTCGTTTAATCTGTGACTTACTGGAGTTATAGGAAACAGAGTGGGAGGATAACTACCACGTAAGCACAGAGCCAACAATGTGTAAATCTGCCGTTTGAGTTCTTATGGAGCTAATTTCTCCCACCTGCCCCTGGGGAGCGTTTTGATTAGCGGCTTCACAGCTGTTGCTCCACTTGTAACACTTTATCTCTGAAAGTGATTGCTGATGAATTCGCCGGGGAAAAGAGATCTGCATGTGATGGTTGAGGAGCAAAGGGGTCGACAGGAAGTGGAGAGCTGATATTTGCTCATGTTGTGCTCATTAGCGATGGGAGAGCAGATAAATGTTCTGGTGGAGATGATGCCATGTTGGCGGCGCGCACTCGTCCTTGAAAGGTCAACAAGGGAGTATGTTGAAAGTGGAGGTGATTTGAAGAATTAGATGGAGTCATGTATTCAGAACTGGAGCTTTCCTTAATGATGAGGTGGAGGGGGGCAGAATTAATAGATCTGATACGCATAAGCGGGGATCAGGAGTAAAAGGACATCGTACTCTACAGCAACAGGTTGCTCATTAATGATGAGGACTCACTGCTTATCAGCCAAAGAAAAGTGAGGTGGCTCAACAGGCCGTCTCCTAACCCTCACCAGGAGAGGCAGAAGCACGAAGGTCATGAGTTTATTGACATTATTCTGGTGAGAGGGGAGGGTGATAACTGATTTTGGAATCCAGTAGTGTGTGTGCGCGAAAGGAGCAAGGAGCACACGGACAGGAAAAGTCACAGGAGAAAGCATGAATAACATTTTCTACGTTTATGTTTGGGACATTTTGTCCCGAGCTCTTGACTGACCTGCTGGAAAGGTTGAGCAGCTCGTGCTTGTCAGACACTGTGGACTTGTCCTCCAGCTCCCACATCAGGACGCTGATCAAGTGGGAGTTTTTGATGATGATGGGCACCTCCTCGAACATATGCTCGAAGCCAATGTTGGCCTTCTTCAAGCTGGAACAAGACGAGACACGGAGAGAAGAAAGGTCAGCGGTACCTCCACGGTGACAATACACAGCAAATCAAAGAAGCTGCCCTTTTGGGAGGAAAGCCTCTGCCATCATTGGGTATTTAAGTCAGTGGTTTTACAGAAAACACTCCTGCCCTTCCTTATTTTGGATATCCAAAGCAGTTCAACGTTAGATTCTTAGTTTCTCAAGGACAAAGACAGATTGTTAGGATGGTCTCTTACTCACAGCGGGAAGCTCTTCACTggtaaaagaaaatggaaatgtcATGCATGGACAAGCCCATCATGCAAGGCAACAATGTGTGTTGCCCAAGAGTCAATTTTGAACAATGAATTATGAAACCCCTTAAAGTAGATGCAGTTTCAGTTGTATGAAAAGAGGTTGTTCCCCATGACATGGTTCGAGATGGATCATTACAATTTTACCTATCACACTAAAATCATTGCAGCAACAACACTACACTTGTGATGCATCTACAGCTTCACATGTCATCTCTGTCATTAAGAAGTTACCACTGATCCAGTTAGAAAAAAACGAGTGGCTTGGATTCAGCAAAGGTAGTAGGAAGAGGGATTCATCCAGGACAGGAGCCAGGTTCAGTCCACAGGGAAGTCTGGTGATGGCTATTGGCacagctatctatctatcagcaACACTCTTTGAATACACCTTGCACTTTTTGACCTTTCCCTGCGTCCACTGAGCAACAGAGGGCGTgttagcagagtgaagaacGGAGAGAAGTGCTGCTTCCAAACCAGGCTCTGCTGGACAGAGCCAAAGGTTATATCCAAAATCTGACTAATATACTCATTCAGATTACGAGGAGGAGTTGGTGGGGGTATGGACCACTGACTTTAGAGAGGGCAGTTCAAAGGAAAGGGCCCCGTCTGAAAATCTTTTCCATTTTAACAAGCTGCACTCGACATGCACACATTTAAGCAACATCAAAAACACGACTTGAAACACCCttttgcagctcatttgtgTAAAttcaccaagaaaaaaaaagacggttTTGCTTCGGGCGGAAGGCAATATTCAGATTTTCTAGCCTCGCTGAGAGTAAGGGGGCAGGGACAAGACGGTGGTAGTCCGGCGGTattgtcctttcctgccctcatTCAATCACTGGCTTATTGGAAACACTGATGGCAACAGACTGAAGTCGTAATAAATCATAGCAACTAATGAAAAGCTGCAGAAATGAGAGAGATCCTGACTCAGGGCCAACACGCAGGGTCAATAACGGGGAGGCTGGCAGCAGAGAAACACAGGTGGagaaacacagaggaaaaagaaatgaaatgatgcgGTTAGCTTCCCTGCATCCCCCTCAGCAAATAGACTTACAATGTGTATGTGAGCTTTTTAAGAGGAAACCGATTTAATACCGCTGGGACCTCTCAACGAGCGGTTCCTCATGGGCTTGTCAGAGCACGCGTGCTGCGTCTGAGCAGGTTCGTGTGCTTGGACTAGCTCGGACTGCCCTGGAATGGCCCGCtcattacattcatttttagCTGCAATTTAAAAGCAATTATGTGGAGCCTCGGGGTCAGGGAAAGCATAAACATGGTACATTCGTTTGACGGCGCGAGCGAGCTGATAAATCATCATCAGCTTCCATCTCCAACTGCTACTGAATGACTCCCCCGTGGACGCAGCAGCCCGTATTTACATCCACCGGGAAGAGGGGGAAATGGTGCAGAATTTTATCTGCATCTGAATGGGCTCCCTTTTCTGCTCATTGTGAATAACAAGAGCACAATTTATAGGTGGTGGTTGATCCCGAAGGTCGTTCCAAATCACGTCTTTTTAAAAGCTGTGCTTACCCTTCAGGAGTGAAGTCCTTCTCTTTGCAGATCTCCATGAGTTTGGGTGTCAGCCTGTAGGCCTTCAGGGAGAGGGAGCCCTGCGCGGTCTTGATGGGATCTAGAACAATACACAGTCACTTAGTGATTGAAAAGTGAGGGGATTGATCCAGAGATTGATCAGCATTTAAAGAGACAAGAAATTCAATTGGCTCCAGTAGCTGTCTCTGGAGCAGGACCATTCCAATATGCAAGGTTTGGGTATTCAACCATTAGACCAACTCCTTCCATGTCAACAGTAGTCAACCATTGCTCAGCATTTCTCCGGCATATTAAGGTGGACATTATTAACCCGCCTCAGGGCCAACAGATTGATTCCTTCGCTATCATAAAGTGAACGGTGAGGTAATAACAAAGCGCAAAAACAATCCATTTCCTCTCAAACAGGGATCAGTCCAATTCCTCAGAGGCGCTCTGATCCATTAAAGAGCTGCATTATTGATTGACATTCACAACAGCCGCTCTGGTTTACACAGGGAAGCGGAGCCACGTGCCCGGCTGACTGGGCAGCTGGCAGGAGAGGATCAGAGGGTTCATGTGTCAGACGCGTGGAAATTAATCTTACGTCTATGATGGATTTGTAAGATCTGAGAACATGACAAGCCTGGAGTGATTTGGGAGAGACAGGCCGGAGACTTGGGAGCTCCTTTAGACTTTGCAGTGCTGGAACTTTGAGGAGATTCCTGGGACTCGTCATCATTCTTAATGAGTCTATTTGAGGTGCCATCGATCAAAAAAAGGGAATGGAATGAAAAGCAGCAGATGTCAGAGAATGTTTAGATGTGGCATCAGAACATTACAGAGGAACTGCAGGAAGGCTTTGTGAGCAAGACATTTGAGTGGGTGGGTGTTTGTCATAATGCTTGAGTTAGCTCTTTAGGGACTGAAGTGGAACGAGCACAGCATTAGGAACCAAAATTTTAGAATTGAATAATAGACATTCTCCCGATGACTGATGAATGCCGGGGTAAACTGCTGCAGAGACAGAATGTTCCACTTAATATCAAAAGTATGTGAATGTCAATAGgtgataaatgaaatgaatcaatATCCAGGAACGCTGACTCAAGCAAGGCAGACTTATAAAACTCTTTATTGTGGTGCAGGGAGGACGCCGATTTGAAATCTTGACCTCTGGATGAGTGATTCAAGAAGACAGTGGGATTGGAATGAACAGAGTTTTCATCACTTGCAGGCAAACAAACGAGCGTGTTGGATAAAAAGGTGTCAAGAGAATATCTCGAAAATGACACTCACTGAAATGAGGCAACCCTTTATAGCAAGTcatcaacaagaaaaaaaaaacactctctgTATTACTTGCTATTGCTACTTCCGCTGTGGATAACAAACAAACCCCATTACTTGTTGCTCAGTCAAAGTTCTCACACCTGAACCTGACCAGCACAACGGAAGACTCAGAAGtcacaaaatatatatgattGAATCAACATGGAAATCACATGAAAGACAGGTCTAAAAAAGGGTGCCAGGCACGTAAAATAAGCCAGCCATGCCCCTGAGACGACTGACAGAGGCATGAACACGGTGATGACAGAAAGGCACTTCACCCCACAGGTGATCAGGTTTGCCTCAGGTGCATTGTGTTTTCCACTAATGTGGAGGTGTTGAAGATATACAGGTCCTCTGAAGACATCTTTCATGTGTCATGTCACACTAGTtttaaacactgaaaacacCCACTCACTACTTTATGATCTGAATGTCATCTTGAATGAGCCTTACTCATATCTTTTACAGCACTTTCTGTCATATACGCTGAATGGTACTCAGTGACAAAGAACATCATGTGCAGGATTCTTCTTACCATAGATTAGTACCACAGACTCTTCGATGGCGTGCTGGTAGCTGAACTGGGAGTCAAGGAGGGCCCGGCTGACGAAGGAACCGTAGTAAGTGGACTGGTACCATCCAACGTGCAGGTGGTCAATGTTGACATGGCGCAGTGAACGCATCATCTCCATCTGGTACTGGACTGCAGGCAGAGAAAGAGAGGCAGATGAGACGAGGAATAGGAGATTCAGGCTGGCGGGGATTTAGAGTCAACACTGTCCTTCCATTAGACGAGTAAATAAACGCCAAAAACAGAGCTGGGATATTCGGGTGTGCAAGAATATTCAAAAAGAAACCATCAGTCACACTTCCACTCTCCTTGCCAGTTAATACATCCTGCAGAAGAGAAACAGCTGGACATAAAAAACAGACGCACTTCAGCGGCGAGATGCATCACAGCGAGGGCCATTTCATTACACCAGACACCTTCCAAGGATGCACAGCCAGAAATACAAACAACCTTGCCACTTCAGATGTAAGTAACAGCGGAGGCAAGCACAGGAAAAACAGCATCTCCATGAAGGCTTGCTTGAGGAGGTTGATAAATCAGGGCATTATTGGGCAGCTGTGACCCCCAGGAACCTGATCTCTATTGCACATCCTTCTCCTGCTGTGGCTGTTAACAAGAACAAACCGCAGAGATGGGCAAGAAAATGCAGCCGAGCAAGATAGAAAGATCAAGGACAGATGAAGGAATTCATTTAGAAGAGGACACGAAACAACGCAGAGAAAATTAAGTCGGACTCGCAATCTTTTCACAGTAGCGTCTGTGTTCTGGCAATAATGACACTGGAGGCGGCTTTTGCCATCGACGGCAGGGTCAGGAAACGTCGGGTCTCTCAGATTTGATCTCAATTAGAAAAAAAGTATCTATTAAAAGGAGCttgaaatgaatttttaaagTGTGACCAATACATTAAAGCTACAAAAGCTGGCAGGTTAACTATTGTGATAAGAAGCCAAGAACCAACGGCAACAAAATGAACACTGCGCAGGATAGCTCTCAATTTTCCCACCGAATCTGCAATTGAATTCACCAAGGTTGGCTAACCAAAGTAGGGCCGCCATGCTAAGTTAAAGTATCACGTCACAAACACCTCACCAGGATGACATCCAGACAAGACACTCAAGTGGCTTCTATTCAAATAGAGCAGCTGCGGATCATCTTTGAGCTGATGGCCCAACTACTCGTGCAA encodes the following:
- the LOC128746745 gene encoding eukaryotic translation initiation factor 3 subunit H, which encodes MASAGGTLDSPVKQIQIEGLVVMKIIKHYQEEGQGSEVVQGVLLGLVVDDRLEITNCFPFPQHTEDDADFDEVQYQMEMMRSLRHVNIDHLHVGWYQSTYYGSFVSRALLDSQFSYQHAIEESVVLIYDPIKTAQGSLSLKAYRLTPKLMEICKEKDFTPEGLKKANIGFEHMFEEVPIIIKNSHLISVLMWELEDKSTVSDKHELLNLSSSNHLEKSLQLLMDRVDDMSQDIVKYNTYSRNLSKQQQQKHQYLQRRQQENAQRQSRGEPPLPEEDITKMFKPPQPPPRMDTLLIAGQINNYCQNVKEFTSQNLGKLFMAEALQGHN